Proteins from one Streptomyces caniferus genomic window:
- a CDS encoding APC family permease: protein MSVPAPVPHLKRSLRRFDIMAMGVAAVISFDVIGQIAAGGGEAVVWIAVIAVAFLVPYALVFAETGAAFPQEGGPYVWVEVAFGRPAAALTTMFYWVTNPVWLGGSLVFVAAQAWDGFVFPLGSGTVADHAFKLVFIWAAILTAVVSLRRGKWITTAGAGAKVLALAFFTGTAVAYGIRHGFRGLEGAGFAPTGAGFLALVPVLLFAFVGFEAPNAAGDEMLDPQRDVPVAIGASGAIATCCYLLPVLAILSAVPAGRVTGVGGFMDAARLVFGIYGGWRGPLLTGVAVLFVVALLTQGSAWMIVADRMQAMVAADGGFFGPGLGAFHPRLGTPVRMNLLSGVTATAFMVAAMNLANGDASAVFGVVLAVAITTLLLSYLAVVPALLALRLRHREVPRPYQVPFGTRGFTVATLLVYAWILLGSWVALFPGSLEQLFGIPYDFRATWGVSRLTFETFTLGTVALLLVVAATGYLTQHARARHRDHQGAGGTGR, encoded by the coding sequence GTGTCCGTCCCAGCCCCCGTCCCGCATCTGAAGCGCAGTCTGCGGCGCTTCGACATCATGGCGATGGGCGTCGCCGCAGTGATCTCGTTCGATGTGATCGGGCAGATCGCGGCCGGGGGCGGGGAGGCAGTCGTCTGGATCGCCGTGATCGCGGTGGCGTTCCTGGTGCCCTACGCCCTGGTCTTCGCCGAGACCGGGGCCGCGTTCCCGCAGGAAGGCGGGCCGTATGTCTGGGTGGAGGTGGCCTTCGGCCGGCCGGCGGCCGCGCTGACCACCATGTTCTATTGGGTCACCAATCCCGTCTGGCTCGGTGGTTCGCTGGTCTTCGTGGCCGCGCAGGCCTGGGACGGCTTCGTCTTCCCGCTCGGCTCGGGCACGGTGGCCGACCACGCGTTCAAGCTGGTCTTCATCTGGGCCGCCATTCTCACCGCGGTGGTCTCGCTGCGCCGCGGCAAATGGATCACCACGGCCGGCGCCGGGGCCAAGGTCCTGGCACTGGCCTTCTTCACCGGTACGGCGGTGGCCTACGGGATCCGGCACGGCTTCCGCGGTCTGGAGGGCGCCGGCTTCGCCCCCACCGGGGCGGGGTTCCTGGCGCTGGTGCCGGTATTGCTGTTCGCCTTCGTCGGGTTCGAGGCACCCAACGCGGCGGGGGACGAGATGCTGGACCCGCAGCGCGATGTACCGGTCGCGATCGGAGCGTCGGGAGCCATCGCGACCTGCTGCTATCTGCTGCCGGTGCTGGCCATCCTCTCTGCCGTACCGGCCGGCCGGGTCACCGGCGTCGGCGGCTTCATGGATGCCGCCCGGCTGGTCTTCGGGATCTACGGGGGCTGGCGCGGGCCGCTGCTGACCGGTGTCGCCGTGCTGTTCGTGGTGGCGCTGCTGACCCAGGGCAGCGCCTGGATGATCGTCGCCGACCGGATGCAGGCCATGGTGGCGGCCGACGGCGGGTTCTTCGGCCCGGGCCTGGGTGCCTTCCACCCGCGGCTGGGCACCCCCGTGCGGATGAATCTGCTCTCCGGCGTCACCGCCACCGCCTTCATGGTCGCCGCGATGAACCTGGCGAACGGGGACGCCTCGGCCGTCTTCGGCGTGGTGCTGGCCGTCGCGATCACCACGCTGCTGCTGTCCTACCTCGCCGTGGTCCCCGCGCTGCTGGCACTGCGGCTGCGCCACCGCGAGGTGCCCCGGCCCTACCAGGTCCCGTTCGGCACCCGGGGCTTCACCGTCGCGACGCTGCTCGTCTACGCCTGGATCCTGCTCGGGTCGTGGGTGGCCCTGTTCCCCGGCTCCCTGGAGCAGCTCTTCGGGATCCCGTACGACTTCCGGGCGACCTGGGGCGTCTCCCGCCTCACCTTCGAGACGTTCACCCTCGGCACCGTCGCCTTGCTGCTCGTGGTCGCCGCCACCGGGTATCTGACGCAGCACGCGCGCGCCCGGCACCGGGACCACCAGGGCGCGGGCGGAACGGGCCGGTAG
- a CDS encoding GNAT family N-acetyltransferase: protein MSDLHIRHATLSDIDAVLRFWREAAEGTSISDDHDGVARLITTDPEALLLAERDGLLTGTVIAGFDGWRCSAYRLAVHPDCRRQGVATALMEAVEQRFLALGGRRVDAMVLEANDRAQRTWGAAGYQREDHWRRWVKPL from the coding sequence ATGAGTGATCTTCACATCCGCCACGCCACCCTCTCGGACATCGATGCCGTGCTGCGCTTCTGGCGCGAAGCCGCGGAAGGCACGAGCATCAGCGACGACCACGACGGAGTGGCCCGCCTCATCACCACGGACCCCGAAGCCCTGCTCCTCGCGGAGCGCGACGGCCTCCTCACGGGGACCGTGATAGCCGGCTTCGACGGATGGCGCTGCTCCGCGTACCGGCTCGCCGTGCACCCGGACTGCCGCCGGCAGGGAGTCGCCACCGCGTTGATGGAAGCGGTGGAACAACGGTTCCTCGCCCTGGGCGGCCGACGGGTCGACGCCATGGTCCTGGAAGCCAACGACCGGGCACAGCGCACATGGGGCGCGGCCGGCTACCAGCGCGAGGACCACTGGCGGCGTTGGGTCAAGCCGCTGTGA
- a CDS encoding hemolysin family protein: protein MTDLLFLGVALLLTLACGVFVAAEFSLTTVERSDLERAAERGDRGADSALKAVRGLTFQLSGAQLGITVTGLVIGMLSKPAIATLLAGPLDAMGLSRAVADSAALVLGTAISTVVLMVVGELVPKNWAISSPLVIAKKVATAQRGFSAAFKPLIRHLNNAANRMVRRMGLEPAEELASARGPQELVALARHSAKEGALAPDTAELFVRTLNLGDLTAENVMTPRVQVIALEVQSTAEDVANATRATGLSRFPVYRGSLDSVVGVAHIKDVLAVPAERRPRHPVSELVREPLLVPTTLTVDRLLDRLSGKRTMAVVIDEYGGTAGVVTLEDIVEEVVGEVRDEHDPMETPDLAPAGSDAEGRSVYQADGAARTDQLERIGLRLPEGPYETLAGLIATELGRIPVAGDTLEVAGWRMDVLDAAGHRAARVLLHAPRPGSTGEQEKEARR, encoded by the coding sequence ATGACCGACCTGCTCTTTCTGGGCGTGGCGCTCCTTCTGACCCTGGCCTGCGGGGTCTTCGTCGCCGCCGAGTTCTCCCTGACGACCGTCGAGCGCAGCGACCTCGAACGCGCCGCCGAGCGCGGCGACCGGGGCGCGGACAGCGCCCTGAAGGCGGTCCGCGGCCTCACCTTCCAGCTCTCCGGTGCCCAGCTCGGCATCACCGTCACCGGCCTGGTCATCGGCATGCTCTCCAAGCCGGCCATCGCCACTCTGCTGGCGGGACCGCTGGACGCGATGGGCCTGTCGCGGGCGGTGGCGGATTCCGCCGCCCTGGTGCTCGGCACGGCGATCTCGACGGTCGTGCTGATGGTCGTCGGCGAGCTGGTCCCGAAGAACTGGGCCATCTCCAGCCCGCTGGTCATCGCGAAGAAGGTCGCCACCGCCCAGCGCGGCTTCAGCGCCGCCTTCAAGCCGCTGATCCGGCACCTCAACAACGCCGCGAACCGCATGGTCCGCCGGATGGGCCTGGAGCCCGCCGAGGAGCTGGCCTCGGCCCGCGGCCCGCAGGAGCTGGTGGCGCTGGCGCGGCACTCCGCCAAGGAGGGCGCGCTGGCGCCCGACACCGCCGAGCTGTTCGTCCGCACCCTCAATCTCGGCGATCTGACCGCGGAGAACGTGATGACACCGCGGGTGCAGGTGATCGCGCTGGAGGTGCAGTCCACCGCGGAGGACGTGGCCAACGCGACCCGGGCGACCGGGCTGTCCCGCTTCCCCGTCTACCGCGGCAGCCTCGACAGCGTCGTCGGGGTGGCGCACATCAAGGACGTCCTCGCCGTCCCGGCCGAGCGCCGGCCCCGGCACCCGGTCTCCGAGCTGGTGCGCGAGCCGTTGCTGGTGCCCACGACGCTGACCGTGGACCGGCTGCTGGACCGGCTCTCCGGCAAGCGCACGATGGCCGTGGTGATCGACGAATACGGCGGCACGGCCGGCGTGGTGACCCTGGAGGACATCGTCGAGGAGGTGGTCGGCGAGGTCCGCGACGAACACGACCCGATGGAGACCCCCGACCTGGCGCCGGCCGGCAGCGATGCCGAGGGCCGCAGCGTCTATCAGGCCGACGGCGCCGCCCGCACCGACCAGCTGGAACGGATCGGCCTGCGGCTGCCGGAGGGCCCGTACGAGACCCTGGCCGGCCTGATCGCCACCGAACTCGGCCGGATACCGGTCGCCGGCGACACCCTGGAGGTGGCCGGCTGGCGGATGGACGTACTCGACGCCGCCGGCCATCGTGCGGCGCGGGTGCTGCTGCACGCCCCGCGCCCCGGCAGCACCGGGGAGCAGGAGAAGGAGGCCCGCCGATGA
- a CDS encoding hemolysin family protein produces MTALQLFVGLLTLVVNAFFVGAEFALISVRRSQIEPYAERGDRRATSVLWGLQHVSALLAAAQLGITLCTLVLGAVAEPAIAHLLEPVFHAVGISQTLIHPISFVIALSLATYLHMLFGEMVPKNVALAEPVRTALLLGPPLVALTRALRPVIFAINALANALLKLLRVETRDEVAATFSDDQLAKMVEDSRAAGLLDERAQERLRDALELGRRPVRDVVLPVEKVVSARMGTTAEELEQLAAESGFSRFPVVDDTRRILGYLHVKDALDATPRTVPFPVSALRPIARVKASTPLDDVLTAMRGSRTHLAAVIGDDGRLSGLVTMEDVLREVVLQQPAA; encoded by the coding sequence ATGACCGCGCTCCAGCTTTTCGTGGGTCTGCTGACGCTGGTCGTCAACGCCTTCTTCGTGGGCGCCGAGTTCGCCCTGATCTCGGTGCGCCGCAGTCAGATCGAGCCGTACGCCGAGCGCGGTGACCGCCGGGCGACCAGCGTGCTGTGGGGTCTGCAGCATGTGTCGGCCCTGCTGGCGGCCGCCCAGCTGGGCATCACACTGTGCACCCTGGTGCTGGGCGCGGTCGCCGAACCGGCCATCGCGCATCTCCTGGAGCCGGTGTTCCACGCGGTGGGGATCTCGCAGACGCTGATCCACCCGATCTCGTTCGTGATCGCGCTGTCGCTGGCGACCTATCTGCACATGCTCTTCGGCGAGATGGTGCCGAAGAACGTCGCGCTGGCCGAGCCGGTCCGCACCGCCCTGCTGCTGGGGCCGCCGCTGGTCGCGCTGACCCGGGCGCTGCGCCCGGTGATCTTCGCGATCAACGCCCTCGCCAACGCGCTGCTCAAGCTGCTGCGGGTGGAGACCAGGGACGAGGTCGCCGCGACGTTCTCGGACGACCAGCTGGCGAAGATGGTCGAGGATTCCCGGGCGGCCGGGCTGCTCGACGAACGGGCGCAGGAACGGCTGCGGGACGCCCTGGAGCTGGGCCGCCGCCCGGTCAGGGACGTGGTGCTGCCGGTCGAGAAGGTCGTCTCCGCCCGGATGGGGACCACCGCCGAGGAGCTGGAGCAGCTGGCCGCCGAGTCCGGCTTCTCCCGCTTCCCCGTCGTCGACGACACCCGCCGCATCCTCGGCTATCTGCACGTCAAGGACGCGCTGGACGCCACGCCCCGCACGGTGCCCTTCCCGGTGTCCGCGCTGCGGCCGATCGCCCGGGTCAAGGCCTCGACGCCGCTGGACGACGTGCTGACCGCGATGCGCGGATCCCGTACGCATCTGGCCGCGGTGATCGGCGACGACGGGCGGCTGTCCGGGCTGGTGACGATGGAGGACGTCCTGCGCGAGGTGGTGTTGCAGCAGCCCGCGGCCTGA
- a CDS encoding FAD-dependent monooxygenase yields the protein MRRGDPHADALKDGRVFARFGGGQAAVTMDRGAYYQTSYLIEKGRDAELRTQDVQWLRDRLGALFDWDDEVTGAIASWDDVKLLEVTFGRLRRWYRDGLLCIGDAAHTMSPVGGLGVGLALQDAVAASRILAAPLRRGTVRVADLARVQKRRQLPTAVLQKAQQAEHTMIRSALAGTLDGDRLPVPMRLLRRVPPLRTVSGCLGGFGIRPERAPGFARVRPGARSR from the coding sequence ATGCGCAGGGGGGACCCCCATGCCGACGCCCTCAAGGACGGCCGGGTCTTCGCGCGCTTCGGCGGCGGCCAGGCGGCCGTCACGATGGACCGCGGCGCGTACTACCAGACGTCCTATCTGATCGAGAAGGGCCGGGACGCGGAGCTGCGCACCCAGGACGTCCAGTGGCTGCGCGACCGGCTCGGGGCGCTGTTCGACTGGGACGACGAGGTGACCGGCGCCATCGCCTCATGGGACGACGTCAAGCTGCTGGAGGTGACCTTCGGGAGGCTGCGGCGCTGGTACCGGGACGGCCTGCTGTGCATCGGGGACGCCGCGCACACCATGTCGCCGGTCGGCGGGTTGGGCGTCGGCCTGGCGCTGCAGGACGCGGTCGCGGCGTCCCGGATCCTGGCGGCACCGCTGCGCCGCGGCACGGTCCGGGTGGCCGACCTGGCGCGGGTGCAGAAGCGGCGGCAGCTGCCGACGGCCGTGCTGCAGAAGGCCCAGCAGGCCGAGCACACGATGATCCGTTCCGCGCTGGCCGGCACGCTCGACGGCGACCGGCTGCCGGTGCCGATGCGGCTGCTGCGGCGGGTGCCGCCGCTGCGGACGGTGTCCGGCTGTCTGGGCGGGTTCGGGATCCGCCCGGAGCGGGCCCCCGGGTTCGCCCGGGTCAGGCCCGGCGCTCGATCGCGTTGA
- a CDS encoding TetR/AcrR family transcriptional regulator has protein sequence MTPRRGDGPDAPTFTERARRQQLIDATIDLISTRGHPATSLSAIAERAGVSKAAVLYHFSSKDNLTRAALEQVMEQFGAYVTERLARADGPREAVIAYVRAMIGYQQANRRQVRVITEMLLDDGGGTSRSSEAESGGGTRLKTPGSHDTHGRWQALAELLTAGQKAGVLREFDVQTIALAIGGSIDGVIAHWLAHPELDLDAAAAELEEFTLNAIERRA, from the coding sequence ATGACTCCTCGCCGGGGCGACGGTCCCGACGCGCCGACCTTCACCGAACGGGCCCGCCGCCAACAGCTGATCGACGCCACCATCGACCTGATCTCCACCCGCGGCCACCCCGCCACCTCGCTGTCGGCGATCGCCGAGCGCGCCGGGGTGTCCAAGGCCGCGGTGCTCTACCACTTCTCCTCGAAGGACAACCTGACCCGCGCGGCGCTGGAGCAGGTGATGGAGCAGTTCGGCGCCTACGTCACCGAGCGGCTGGCCCGGGCGGACGGCCCGCGGGAGGCGGTCATCGCCTATGTGCGGGCGATGATCGGCTACCAGCAGGCCAACCGCCGCCAGGTGCGCGTGATCACCGAGATGCTGCTCGACGACGGTGGGGGCACCTCCCGCTCGAGCGAAGCCGAGAGTGGGGGAGGAACCCGGCTCAAGACGCCCGGCTCGCACGACACCCACGGCCGCTGGCAGGCCCTCGCCGAACTGCTGACAGCAGGTCAGAAGGCCGGCGTACTGCGCGAGTTCGATGTCCAGACCATCGCCCTGGCGATCGGCGGATCGATCGACGGGGTGATCGCGCACTGGCTGGCCCACCCGGAACTGGACCTGGACGCCGCGGCCGCGGAGCTGGAGGAGTTCACCCTCAACGCGATCGAGCGCCGGGCCTGA
- a CDS encoding SGNH/GDSL hydrolase family protein has protein sequence MEMNAQYTSFVAVGDSFTEGMSDGLPDGSYRGWADLLAARLAAASPGFRYANLAVRGKLIGQIADEQCGPAASMGADLVTLVGGLNDVLRPRCEVEQVCARFEEAAALLARGGGQLVLMRSPGRQGPVLERFRPRMEQLFAWIDEVAARHGAVVVDLYASRALSDPRLWADDRLHLNAEGHRRVAEAVWQTLGLPAAADWDAPLPAAAPPGWGARRTADLRFAREHLVPWIGRRLTGRSSGDGRPAKRPELLPYEG, from the coding sequence ATGGAGATGAATGCGCAATACACCAGTTTCGTCGCGGTCGGCGACAGCTTCACCGAAGGCATGTCGGACGGCTTGCCGGACGGCTCGTACCGCGGCTGGGCCGATCTGCTCGCCGCCCGGCTGGCGGCCGCCTCGCCCGGGTTCCGGTACGCCAATCTCGCGGTGCGCGGCAAGCTCATCGGGCAGATCGCCGACGAGCAGTGCGGGCCGGCCGCCTCGATGGGCGCCGACCTGGTGACGCTGGTCGGCGGGCTCAATGACGTCCTGCGGCCCCGTTGCGAGGTGGAGCAGGTGTGCGCACGGTTCGAGGAGGCCGCGGCGCTGCTGGCGCGCGGCGGCGGGCAACTGGTGCTGATGCGCAGTCCGGGCCGGCAGGGCCCGGTGCTGGAGCGCTTCCGGCCGCGGATGGAGCAGCTCTTCGCCTGGATCGACGAGGTGGCCGCGCGGCACGGCGCGGTGGTCGTGGACCTGTACGCGTCGCGGGCGCTGTCCGACCCGCGACTGTGGGCCGATGACCGGCTGCATCTGAACGCCGAGGGGCACCGCCGGGTGGCGGAGGCCGTCTGGCAGACGCTCGGACTGCCCGCCGCCGCGGACTGGGACGCGCCGCTGCCGGCCGCCGCGCCGCCGGGCTGGGGTGCGCGGCGCACCGCGGATCTGCGCTTCGCGCGCGAGCATCTGGTGCCGTGGATAGGCCGGCGGCTCACCGGCCGCTCCTCGGGCGACGGCCGTCCCGCGAAGCGCCCCGAGCTGCTGCCGTACGAGGGCTGA
- the purB gene encoding adenylosuccinate lyase, with product MSAKPRIPNVLAGRYASAELAVLWSPEYKVKLERKLWLAVLRAQKDLGVEVPEQALADYERVLETVDLASIAEREKVTRHDVKARIEEFNALAGHEQVHKGMTSRDLTENVEQLQVRLSLELMRDRTVAVLARLGSLAAQNAELVMAGRSHNVAAQTTTLGKRFATAADELLVAYGRLEDLLSRYPLRGIKGPVGTAQDMLDLLGGDAAKLADLEQRIAAHLGFGQAFTSVGQVYPRSLDYDVVTSLVQLAAAPSSLAKTIRLMAGHELVTEGFKPGQVGSSAMPHKMNTRSCERVNGLMVILRGYASMAGELSGDQWNEGDVSCSVVRRIALPDSFFALDGLLETFLTVLDEFGAFPAVIARELDRYLPFLATTKVLMGAVRAGVGREEAHEAIKENAVASALAMREQGAERNELLDKLASDARIPLDKTQLDALMADKLSFTGAAADQVASVVARIEEIAKQHPEAAAYTPGSIL from the coding sequence GTGTCTGCGAAGCCTCGCATCCCCAATGTCCTGGCCGGCCGCTACGCCTCCGCGGAGCTGGCCGTGCTGTGGTCCCCCGAGTACAAGGTCAAGCTGGAGCGGAAGCTCTGGCTCGCCGTGCTGCGCGCGCAGAAGGACCTGGGGGTGGAGGTCCCCGAGCAGGCGCTGGCCGACTACGAACGGGTCCTGGAGACCGTCGACCTGGCCTCCATCGCCGAGCGCGAGAAGGTCACCCGGCACGACGTCAAGGCCCGCATCGAGGAGTTCAACGCCCTGGCCGGCCATGAGCAGGTCCACAAGGGCATGACCTCCCGCGACCTGACGGAGAACGTCGAGCAGCTGCAGGTGCGGCTGTCCCTGGAGCTGATGCGGGACCGTACGGTCGCCGTGCTGGCGCGCCTGGGCTCGCTGGCCGCCCAGAACGCCGAGCTGGTGATGGCGGGCCGCTCGCACAACGTCGCGGCGCAGACCACGACGCTGGGCAAGCGCTTCGCGACCGCGGCCGACGAGCTGCTGGTGGCGTACGGCCGGCTGGAGGATCTGCTCTCCCGCTACCCGCTGCGCGGTATCAAGGGCCCGGTCGGCACCGCTCAGGACATGCTCGACCTGCTCGGCGGGGACGCCGCCAAGCTCGCCGACCTGGAGCAGCGGATCGCCGCACACCTCGGCTTCGGCCAGGCCTTCACCTCCGTCGGCCAGGTCTACCCGCGCTCGCTCGACTACGACGTGGTGACCTCGCTGGTGCAGCTGGCCGCCGCCCCGTCCTCGCTGGCCAAGACGATCCGGCTGATGGCCGGGCACGAGCTGGTCACCGAGGGCTTCAAGCCCGGCCAGGTCGGCTCCTCGGCGATGCCGCACAAGATGAACACCCGCTCCTGCGAGCGCGTCAACGGCCTGATGGTGATCCTGCGCGGCTACGCCTCGATGGCCGGTGAGCTCTCCGGTGACCAGTGGAACGAGGGGGATGTGTCCTGCTCGGTGGTGCGCCGGATCGCGCTGCCGGACTCGTTCTTCGCGCTGGACGGCCTGCTGGAGACGTTCCTGACCGTGCTCGACGAGTTCGGCGCCTTCCCCGCCGTCATCGCCCGCGAGCTCGACCGCTACCTGCCCTTCCTCGCCACCACGAAGGTGCTGATGGGTGCGGTGCGTGCCGGTGTGGGCCGCGAGGAGGCGCACGAGGCGATCAAGGAGAACGCGGTCGCGTCGGCGCTGGCCATGCGCGAACAGGGCGCGGAGCGCAACGAGCTGCTGGACAAGCTGGCCTCGGATGCGCGGATCCCGCTGGACAAGACGCAGTTGGACGCCCTGATGGCGGACAAGCTCTCCTTCACGGGTGCGGCGGCCGACCAGGTGGCGTCCGTCGTCGCCCGGATCGAGGAGATCGCCAAGCAGCACCCGGAGGCCGCGGCGTACACCCCCGGCTCGATCCTCTGA
- the mug gene encoding G/U mismatch-specific DNA glycosylase — MRFTPEELEAARDRLVPDVAASGLRVLFCGINPGLMSAASGHHFARPGNRFWPVLHAAGFTPRQFRPAEQDELLAHGLGITNVVARATAKADELTAQEYREGGRLLAEKVARLRPRWLAVAGVTAYRVAFDDKKAAIGPQQRMLGDTRIWALPNPSGLNAHWTVAAMAEEYGRLRAAAFAEGGGA, encoded by the coding sequence GTGCGTTTCACCCCCGAAGAGCTGGAAGCCGCTCGCGACCGCCTCGTCCCCGACGTGGCCGCGAGCGGTCTTCGCGTGCTCTTCTGCGGTATCAATCCCGGGCTGATGTCGGCGGCCTCCGGCCACCACTTCGCCCGGCCCGGCAACCGGTTCTGGCCGGTCCTGCACGCCGCCGGGTTCACCCCGCGGCAGTTCCGGCCCGCCGAGCAGGACGAGCTGCTCGCCCATGGCCTCGGGATCACCAATGTGGTGGCGCGGGCGACGGCCAAGGCCGACGAGCTGACCGCACAGGAGTACCGCGAGGGCGGCCGGCTGCTGGCCGAGAAGGTGGCCCGGCTGCGCCCCCGTTGGCTCGCCGTCGCCGGTGTCACGGCGTACCGCGTCGCCTTCGACGACAAGAAGGCCGCGATCGGGCCGCAGCAGCGGATGCTGGGCGACACCCGCATCTGGGCGCTGCCCAATCCCAGCGGCCTGAACGCCCATTGGACGGTGGCGGCCATGGCGGAGGAGTACGGGCGGCTGCGCGCCGCGGCGTTCGCGGAGGGCGGCGGCGCATAG
- a CDS encoding alkaline phosphatase family protein gives MPATPASPSPADSPASHRGRRKITALAAAFTLATAGLGVWAGNSFGAQPAAAATAVPTPDHVVVVVFENHAYDQVMGSSSAPYINSLASGGASLTASYAETHPSQPNYYALFSGDTQGVTDDSCVTPGFSNAPNLASEVTAAGKSWASYNESLPSEGSTTCKSGNYAQKHNPWFGFSNVSTNSAHTFGAFPSDFTKLPTVSFVVPNLCSDMHDCSVSTGDTWLKNNLKSYADWAKTHNSLLLVTFDEDNRLSGNRIATVLYGQSVQAGSTSASTYNHYDVLRTLEDMYGTSHAGHAADAKDIDGIWAG, from the coding sequence GTGCCCGCTACGCCCGCGTCACCTTCCCCCGCCGACTCCCCCGCCTCCCACCGCGGCCGCCGCAAAATCACCGCCCTCGCCGCAGCGTTCACCCTCGCCACCGCCGGTCTCGGCGTCTGGGCCGGCAACAGCTTCGGCGCCCAGCCGGCCGCGGCCGCGACCGCCGTGCCCACCCCCGACCACGTGGTCGTGGTGGTCTTCGAGAACCACGCCTACGACCAGGTGATGGGCAGCTCCAGCGCCCCGTACATCAACTCCCTGGCCTCCGGCGGCGCAAGCCTGACCGCGTCCTACGCCGAGACCCACCCCAGCCAGCCCAACTACTACGCCCTCTTCTCCGGCGACACCCAGGGCGTCACCGACGACAGCTGCGTCACCCCGGGGTTCAGCAACGCCCCCAACCTCGCCTCCGAGGTGACGGCGGCCGGCAAGTCCTGGGCGAGCTACAACGAGTCGCTGCCGTCCGAGGGCTCGACCACCTGCAAGAGCGGCAACTACGCGCAGAAGCACAACCCGTGGTTCGGCTTCAGCAACGTCTCCACCAACTCGGCCCACACCTTCGGCGCCTTCCCCAGCGACTTCACGAAGCTGCCCACCGTGTCGTTCGTGGTGCCGAACCTGTGCAGCGACATGCACGACTGCTCGGTGTCCACCGGTGACACCTGGCTCAAGAACAACCTCAAGAGCTACGCCGACTGGGCCAAGACCCACAACAGCCTGCTCCTGGTCACCTTCGACGAGGACAACCGGCTCAGCGGCAACCGCATCGCGACCGTGCTGTACGGCCAGTCCGTGCAGGCGGGCTCCACCTCGGCCAGCACCTACAACCACTACGACGTGCTGCGCACCCTCGAGGACATGTACGGCACCTCGCACGCGGGCCACGCCGCCGACGCCAAGGACATCGACGGCATCTGGGCCGGCTGA
- a CDS encoding MFS transporter: MYLTDGRPAPATSGTPGGRRTRRIRRAGAAVPSTVLVLGTVSLITDISSEMVTAVLPLYLVAELGLSPLGFGVLDGIYNGVSALVRLVGGRLSDRGGGGGHKAVAAVGYGLSALCKPLLLMVHSLPLIGAVLAVDRTGKGLRTAPRDAMISLAAEPAVRGRAFGVHRAMDTAGALCGPLVAFVLLRVAAEGYDAVFTVSFCVAVLGVVVLLLFVPRRVPAEAAAETDVERAPATPRTPVRALLKRPEVRRLTGCAVLLGLTTVSDSFLYLTLQRRLELPTGWFPLLPLGTAAAFLLLAVPLGAVADRIGRRRLFLCGHLALLCAYGLLLVPTAGGTVLVGAVLGLHGAFYAATDGVLAAATADAVPEDARGSGLAVVQTGQTAARFVCSLAFGAAWTAWGDRTAVLTAALGLALAASLSALLLRRAVPAPAPNSPSEQAR, from the coding sequence GTGTATCTCACAGACGGCCGCCCGGCACCCGCCACCTCCGGCACGCCGGGCGGCCGGCGCACCCGCAGAATCCGCCGCGCCGGAGCCGCCGTACCCTCCACGGTGCTGGTCCTGGGCACCGTCAGCCTCATCACCGACATCTCCTCGGAGATGGTCACCGCCGTGCTCCCGCTGTACCTCGTCGCCGAACTCGGCCTGTCCCCGCTGGGATTCGGCGTGCTGGACGGGATCTACAACGGGGTGAGCGCGCTGGTCCGGCTGGTGGGCGGGCGGCTGTCGGACCGGGGCGGGGGCGGCGGCCACAAGGCGGTGGCCGCGGTGGGGTACGGGCTCTCCGCCCTGTGCAAGCCGTTGTTGCTGATGGTGCACTCGCTGCCGTTGATCGGGGCGGTGCTGGCGGTGGACCGTACCGGCAAGGGGCTGCGGACCGCCCCGCGGGACGCGATGATCTCCCTGGCCGCCGAACCGGCCGTCCGTGGGCGGGCGTTCGGGGTGCACCGGGCCATGGACACGGCCGGTGCGCTGTGCGGGCCGCTGGTGGCGTTCGTGCTGCTGCGGGTGGCGGCCGAAGGCTATGACGCGGTCTTCACGGTCAGCTTCTGTGTGGCCGTACTGGGCGTGGTCGTGCTGCTGCTGTTCGTGCCGCGCCGCGTCCCGGCCGAGGCCGCTGCCGAGACCGACGTCGAACGGGCTCCGGCCACCCCGCGGACGCCGGTGCGCGCCCTGCTGAAGCGGCCGGAGGTGCGCCGGCTGACCGGGTGTGCGGTGCTGCTGGGGCTGACCACCGTCAGCGACTCGTTCCTCTATCTGACCCTGCAGCGGCGGCTGGAGCTGCCGACGGGGTGGTTCCCGCTGCTCCCCCTGGGCACGGCCGCGGCGTTCCTGCTGCTGGCGGTGCCGTTGGGGGCCGTCGCCGACCGGATCGGCCGCCGCCGGCTGTTCCTCTGCGGGCATCTGGCGCTGCTGTGTGCCTACGGGCTGCTGCTGGTCCCCACGGCCGGCGGGACGGTCCTGGTCGGTGCCGTGCTCGGGCTGCACGGTGCCTTCTACGCGGCCACCGACGGAGTGCTGGCGGCGGCGACCGCCGATGCGGTGCCCGAGGACGCGCGCGGCAGTGGGCTGGCCGTGGTGCAGACCGGCCAGACCGCCGCCCGCTTCGTCTGCTCCCTCGCCTTCGGCGCCGCCTGGACCGCCTGGGGCGACCGCACCGCCGTGCTCACCGCGGCCCTCGGCCTGGCGCTCGCGGCGTCCCTCAGCGCCCTCCTCCTGCGCCGTGCCGTCCCGGCACCGGCCCCGAACTCCCCCTCGGAGCAAGCACGGTGA